A region from the Drosophila takahashii strain IR98-3 E-12201 chromosome 2L, DtakHiC1v2, whole genome shotgun sequence genome encodes:
- the LOC108067438 gene encoding uncharacterized protein — protein MELRSRTKKKLLDFLKSAGVYEDEMDIEEMRELASAMEQSACSKSEDLDQELERALQESELEFLSSQPSALHNSTMIMSPQVSRRNPSDLDSPPSEPIRVTIRADVHHPMDWSPTAEGQNPDRKRTAGEDNQITDLDGKRSRPPVISRNMDQQNQDLQPENPDATPVSLGNQGDSGVSWEEISLSSASDSSSFPSIGEMPDRHLISTSSVVVSDFSDIQEQSHD, from the exons ATGGAATTGCGCAGCCGAACCAAGAAGAAGCTGTTGGATTTCCTTAAAA GCGCTGGCGTTTATGAGGATGAAATGGATATTGAAGAAATGCGGGAGCTGGCAAGTGCCATGGAGCAGTCGGCCTGCAGCAAATCTGAGGATCTTGATCAAGAACTAGAAAGGGCTTTGCAG GAAAGCGAACTGGAGTTCTTGTCCTCGCAGCCGAGTGCTTTGCACAACTCGACGATGATCATGTCGCCCCAAGTGTCCAGGAGAAATCCCTCGGATTTGGACAGCCCGCCCAGCGAACCCATTCGCGTGACTATACGGGCAGATGTCCATCATCCCATGGACTGGAGTCCCACGGCCGAAGGGCAAAATCCGGATCGTAAGAGAACCGCTGGGGAAGACAACCAGATTACCGACTTAGATGGCAAGCGTTCGAGACCACCGGTGATCAGCAGGAACATGGATCAGCAAAATCAGGATCTGCAGCCCGAAAATCCCGATGCCACCCCTGTTTCCCTGGGCAACCAGGGCGATTCGGGCGTCAGCTGGGAGGAGATATCTCTGTCCAGCGCCAGCGATTCCAGCTCCTTTCCGTCCATTGGGGAAATGCCCGATCGCCACCTGATCAGCACCAGCAGCGTCGTCGTCTCCGATTTCTCAGACATCCAAGAGCAAAGCCATGATTAG